One genomic window of Paraburkholderia phytofirmans PsJN includes the following:
- a CDS encoding NIPSNAP family protein, with protein sequence MSNQKKTQEGTGSNMFVEERIYTLRPGRTGDFLKLYEEEALAIQLKHLRTMIGYYSSEFGPLNQIIHLWAFDDINRRVERRDRMMADPDWRHFVNKLLPLIEHQESRILRPAPFFRSKLAAIVQQID encoded by the coding sequence TTGAGTAATCAGAAAAAGACACAAGAAGGTACAGGATCAAATATGTTTGTAGAAGAGCGAATCTATACTTTGCGGCCAGGACGCACCGGTGATTTTCTTAAGCTATACGAGGAGGAAGCGTTAGCAATTCAATTGAAACACCTACGAACGATGATCGGTTACTACTCATCCGAATTTGGACCACTCAATCAAATAATTCATCTATGGGCGTTCGACGATATCAACCGACGCGTCGAACGTCGGGATCGAATGATGGCCGACCCCGACTGGCGACACTTCGTAAATAAATTACTGCCACTGATCGAGCATCAGGAGTCACGAATCCTCCGCCCAGCTCCGTTTTTTAGATCAAAACTG